From one bacterium genomic stretch:
- a CDS encoding helix-turn-helix transcriptional regulator, which translates to MQAQAQKLFGSRRRTETLILLALLGESHASELAALLGARLFAVQTILAALEKEGIVASRLVGRARRTELDPRHFAHRELKALLLRLAQAEPELQATAAARRSRPRRPGKVQ; encoded by the coding sequence ATGCAAGCCCAGGCGCAGAAGCTCTTCGGAAGTCGCCGACGCACGGAGACGCTCATCCTGCTCGCCCTGCTCGGCGAGAGCCACGCAAGTGAACTCGCGGCATTGCTGGGGGCGAGGCTCTTCGCCGTGCAGACCATCCTGGCCGCTCTCGAGAAGGAGGGCATCGTGGCGAGTCGCCTCGTGGGCCGCGCGCGGCGAACCGAGCTCGATCCGCGTCACTTCGCCCACCGGGAGCTGAAAGCCCTGCTGCTGCGCCTCGCGCAAGCCGAGCCGGAGCTGCAGGCGACGGCCGCGGCGCGCCGCAGCCGGCCGCGCCGCCCGGGCAAGGTGCAGTGA